The following proteins are encoded in a genomic region of Candidatus Zymogenus saltonus:
- a CDS encoding carboxypeptidase regulatory-like domain-containing protein, protein MEPMWEKIIVGAVFSFMSILLPIVPAYILYKFLPSKASAKGPFKGLSLQLKGAFAAYFLLFISLSGMLVAYLLNTKSESEIYDLWKIRGWVKLEEDGDESMVNYTISPEILKVDPGKVGNFIITGVPLPAKTSGVISPTKLTIEMEGYETIEICLDKRKPGVSTDYEHETVEEVKFDEISKTITINSSSSPIIQRKLKEKYNPNPPPTSIEKTPKTTYSNNDIVRGSIIDVTTEGNTKPIENIPVTLCNSKGEDCSSPVYTDSKGMYYFYEVPPGDYILKIWINGYEMGKPHIHKVEVSDYRKLNIVKTPHTDPKTFEFLNPSYTNVKSLSIVPNDFKK, encoded by the coding sequence ATGGAGCCAATGTGGGAAAAAATAATAGTCGGAGCCGTCTTTTCGTTTATGAGCATACTCTTGCCAATTGTCCCTGCGTATATACTTTATAAATTTCTTCCTTCAAAGGCATCCGCAAAGGGGCCTTTTAAGGGTCTATCGCTCCAATTAAAGGGAGCATTTGCAGCATACTTTTTACTATTCATTTCTCTAAGCGGTATGTTGGTCGCCTACTTGTTAAATACAAAATCTGAATCCGAGATATATGATTTATGGAAAATTAGAGGTTGGGTCAAGCTTGAGGAAGATGGCGATGAATCAATGGTTAATTATACCATTAGTCCAGAAATTTTAAAAGTTGATCCGGGCAAAGTTGGTAACTTCATTATTACAGGTGTGCCATTACCGGCAAAAACAAGTGGAGTTATATCGCCAACAAAATTGACTATAGAGATGGAAGGTTATGAAACCATAGAAATATGTCTTGACAAAAGGAAGCCTGGTGTAAGTACAGATTATGAACACGAAACCGTAGAAGAAGTAAAATTTGATGAAATAAGTAAAACTATCACGATTAATAGTAGTAGTAGTCCAATTATCCAAAGAAAACTAAAAGAAAAATACAATCCAAATCCACCCCCAACATCGATTGAGAAAACTCCAAAAACAACTTATAGCAATAACGATATAGTTCGTGGATCGATTATTGATGTAACTACTGAAGGAAATACAAAACCCATCGAGAATATACCTGTAACACTATGTAATAGTAAAGGTGAGGATTGTTCTTCTCCTGTGTATACAGACTCAAAAGGGATGTATTACTTTTACGAAGTCCCACCCGGAGACTATATTTTAAAAATATGGATAAACGGATATGAAATGGGAAAACCACATATTCACAAAGTTGAAGTTTCGGACTATCGAAAATTAAATATTGTAAAAACTCCACATACCGATCCAAAGACATTTGAGTTTCTTAATCCTTCATATACTAACGTAAAGAGTTTATCTATTGTACCAAATGACTTTAAAAAATAG
- a CDS encoding MBL fold metallo-hydrolase produces the protein MKIMDDLFAYPWTDMFENNCNSYYIGGDAKMLIDPGLTRFFPELLKRLSKDGIESADIENVFLTHSHPDHFEAVEAFLEVDGVNIVMSRAEADFLENVGLKFYPAFGLDIPQYRIDRFIEDGTVKIGGVQFEAYITPGHSPGSVCLYWPEKKVLVSGDLIFYMNVGRTDFPGGNSALLKESIERVSKLDVEYLLPGHMQVVAGKGEIERNFEMVKKSVFPYL, from the coding sequence ATGAAAATTATGGACGATCTTTTCGCCTATCCCTGGACTGATATGTTCGAGAACAACTGCAACAGCTATTACATCGGCGGCGACGCCAAGATGTTGATCGACCCCGGGCTGACTCGGTTTTTCCCGGAGCTGTTAAAGAGGCTTTCCAAGGATGGAATTGAGTCGGCGGATATTGAGAATGTATTTCTGACCCATTCCCACCCGGATCACTTCGAGGCGGTCGAGGCCTTTTTGGAGGTGGACGGGGTAAACATCGTGATGAGCCGGGCGGAGGCGGATTTTTTGGAGAATGTGGGCTTGAAGTTCTACCCCGCCTTCGGGCTTGATATCCCCCAATACAGGATAGACCGGTTTATTGAAGACGGGACTGTCAAAATAGGTGGGGTCCAATTCGAGGCTTACATAACCCCGGGGCACTCCCCTGGCTCGGTCTGCCTATACTGGCCGGAGAAGAAGGTCCTTGTCTCCGGCGACCTGATTTTCTACATGAACGTCGGCAGGACGGATTTCCCCGGGGGAAACAGCGCTCTCTTGAAGGAGAGCATCGAGCGGGTCTCGAAGCTCGACGTCGAGTATCTCCTTCCCGGGCATATGCAGGTGGTTGCGGGGAAAGGAGAGATTGAGCGGAACTTCGAGATGGTAAAAAAGTCGGTCTTCCCCTATCTGTGA
- a CDS encoding nitroreductase family protein yields MGGSESFYIGVDVDKCTRCGACVETCPAHIFYMESEEILTRYRDHCILCGHCICVCPVDAVIHSGLETSEFVEIKKGMEIDRDTLYQFLRSRRSCRSFRDKAVPKEELETLIDTARFAPTAHNWQNFEFIVVSDKERVMRLSKITSEFYGKMADALEGNRESLPEYLKGLLHGARLNYEFSRAGKDRIFRGAPAVIVVHADPTNPSAAENCHYAVSYIVMMAKGMGLGATIIGYFVGAAPHSPEIVKEIGVPEGNQVFGCVAVGYQKSKYLKMPARNRAKVEWL; encoded by the coding sequence ATGGGAGGAAGCGAATCTTTCTATATCGGCGTGGATGTTGACAAGTGCACCAGGTGCGGCGCCTGCGTGGAGACGTGCCCGGCCCATATCTTCTATATGGAGTCGGAGGAGATTTTAACCCGTTACCGTGACCACTGTATCCTGTGCGGGCACTGTATCTGCGTATGTCCCGTGGATGCGGTTATCCATTCCGGCCTTGAGACATCGGAGTTCGTCGAGATCAAAAAGGGGATGGAGATCGACAGGGACACTCTGTATCAGTTCTTGCGCTCACGGAGGAGCTGCCGCTCCTTTAGGGACAAGGCGGTTCCAAAGGAGGAGCTGGAGACTCTTATCGATACGGCGAGGTTTGCCCCAACCGCCCACAACTGGCAAAATTTCGAGTTCATCGTGGTCAGCGATAAAGAAAGGGTAATGAGGCTGTCTAAGATCACCTCTGAGTTCTACGGTAAAATGGCCGATGCCCTCGAGGGTAATCGGGAAAGCCTTCCCGAATATCTCAAGGGGCTTCTGCATGGGGCGAGGCTCAACTATGAGTTCTCCCGGGCGGGCAAAGACCGCATTTTCCGCGGGGCGCCGGCCGTCATCGTCGTCCACGCCGATCCGACAAATCCCTCGGCCGCGGAAAACTGCCACTACGCCGTGTCATACATCGTTATGATGGCCAAGGGCATGGGCCTTGGCGCCACGATCATCGGATATTTCGTGGGGGCGGCTCCACACTCCCCAGAAATAGTGAAGGAGATAGGAGTCCCGGAGGGAAACCAGGTCTTCGGGTGCGTGGCGGTAGGATACCAGAAGAGTAAATATCTTAAAATGCCGGCTAGAAATCGGGCTAAGGTGGAGTGGCTCTGA
- a CDS encoding DUF47 family protein, whose amino-acid sequence MKLFKSKPDFYGHLLRQAENSLEGLNALKHYAEDQCEKCVNRVKGLEKKGDEERRVLIEELNNTFVTPFDREDIFQLSRALDDVMDYANSTVVELEIYDLKANDDVKKMVNILIGAGEELKKSMKYLEEYPKIANDHAVKAKKYENKMEAAYRQALSDLFSGTDPIFMLKMREIYRHLSNCADRADEAANIVLGIVMKST is encoded by the coding sequence ATGAAACTGTTTAAAAGCAAACCGGATTTTTACGGACATCTGTTGAGACAGGCGGAGAACTCCCTTGAGGGGCTAAATGCCCTGAAACACTATGCGGAAGATCAATGCGAAAAATGTGTCAACAGGGTCAAGGGCCTCGAGAAGAAGGGGGACGAGGAGAGGAGGGTCTTGATAGAGGAGCTTAACAACACCTTTGTGACGCCTTTCGACCGCGAGGACATTTTCCAGCTCTCCCGGGCCCTCGATGACGTGATGGACTATGCCAATTCTACGGTCGTGGAGCTGGAGATATATGATCTCAAGGCCAACGATGACGTCAAAAAAATGGTAAACATCTTGATAGGGGCAGGAGAGGAACTGAAGAAATCGATGAAGTATCTCGAGGAGTACCCGAAGATCGCCAACGATCACGCGGTTAAGGCAAAGAAGTACGAAAACAAGATGGAGGCGGCGTATCGTCAGGCGCTTTCCGATCTTTTCAGTGGAACGGACCCAATATTTATGTTGAAGATGAGGGAGATTTACAGACACCTCTCGAACTGTGCAGACAGGGCGGACGAGGCGGCCAATATAGTCCTAGGCATCGTGATGAAGTCCACTTGA